Proteins encoded together in one Cicer arietinum cultivar CDC Frontier isolate Library 1 chromosome 4, Cicar.CDCFrontier_v2.0, whole genome shotgun sequence window:
- the LOC101506507 gene encoding bet1-like SNARE 1-1 — translation MMNSRRDTRNNRVALFDGIEEGGIRASSLYSSASSHEIDEHDNEQAMDGLQDRVSLLKRLSGDINEEVDNHNRMLDRMGDDMDSSRGILSGTMDKFKMVFETKSSRRMFSLVASFVVIFLIIYYLTR, via the exons ATGATGAATTCTAGAAG aGATACTCGTAACAATAGAGTTGCTCTTTTTGATGGTATTGAGGAGGGTGGCATCAGAGCATCATCTCTCTACTCCTCAGCTTCTTCCCATGAAATTGATGAACATGATAATGAACAAGCAATGGATGGATTGCAAGATCGAGTTAGTCTGCTGAAAAGA TTGTCAGGTGATATAAACGAGGAGGTGGACAATCATAACCGCATGTTGGATCGTATG GGCGATGATATGGATTCTTCAAGGGGAATCCTCTCAGGAACTATGGACAAGTTCAAAATG GTATTCGAGACAAAATCCAGCCGAAGAATGTTCTCGCTTGTAGCATCCTTTGTTGTGATTTTTCTTATCATATACTATTTAACTAGGTAA
- the LOC101506837 gene encoding uncharacterized protein → MEFSYLQEDSSKSSSDENIDRSSERNHEDDHDIGTGRSYECVFCKRGFTTAQALGGHMNIHRKDRANNNKSNTTKPNFTPHPPSSSSKLVDDHSYANLGFYSSIPRGAYYNSISSTTSPQYHHGEVDSLNYHQLYFPSHVQYSEVLCVENQRVFGQDWSKKGLSLYTNPLNKDKIENNNEVDDLDLELRLGHYP, encoded by the coding sequence ATGGAATTCAGCTACCTTCAAGAAGATTCTTCCAAGAGCTCAAGCGACGAAAACATCGATCGATCGTCGGAGCGAAACCACGAAGATGATCATGATATTGGAACCGGTAGATCTTATGAGTGTGTGTTTTGCAAAAGAGGTTTCACAACTGCACAAGCTTTAGGAGGACATATGAACATACATAGAAAAGATAGAGCCAATAATAACAAGAGTAATACTACAAAACCCAATTTTACCCCTCATCCTCCTAGTAGTTCAAGCAAATTAGTTGATGATCATAGCTATGCAAATCTTGGATTTTATTCATCAATTCCAAGAGGGGcttattataattcaatttcatcAACTACTTCTCCTCAATATCATCATGGTGAGGTAGATTCTCTTAATTACCATCAACTATATTTTCCTTCACATGTGCAATATAGTGAGGTGTTGTGTGTAGAAAATCAAAGGGTTTTTGGACAAGATTGGAGCAAGAAGGGTTTGAGCTTATACACTAATCCATTAAATAAAGACAAGATAGAAAACAACAATGAAGTTGATGATTTGGATTTGGAGCTTAGACTTGGTCATTATCCATAG